A genomic segment from Actinomadura hallensis encodes:
- a CDS encoding SWIM zinc finger family protein: MSERWGREQVLGLAPDAAAAKAAGGVARPAKWAGTGCDGEAVWGECPGSGKSAYRACADLAGPAFRCSCPSRKIPCKHVLGLLLLWADGMVEAGARPGWVTEWTEQRRERAERAARRAAGGKGDGRGRDPKTAERRERRVDDGLAELDRWLRDQVAHGLAQAEQAPYRLWDDAARRLVDAQAGGLAGQVRGLAAIPRTPGWPGRLLEEYALLRLLVRAHRRRGELSEGLRATVRSRIGFTVPQEEVLSGGERVRDRWCVTGSRDTAQDLLTTRRVWLRGRESGRAALVLSFATPGSTLDASLVVGTEVDAELAFYPGAQPLRALVAERFGAPVPGTPPGMAVKEFLDEHAAALARDPWLDRWPATLDGARLARGEEGDLYAVDDAGDALPLRPTDPWRLLALSGGGPVTLSGEWTPRGLRPLAAWHETEGTVIL; this comes from the coding sequence GTGAGTGAGCGATGGGGGCGGGAGCAGGTGCTCGGGCTCGCGCCCGACGCGGCGGCCGCCAAGGCGGCCGGGGGCGTCGCCAGGCCCGCAAAGTGGGCGGGGACGGGGTGCGACGGCGAGGCCGTGTGGGGCGAGTGCCCGGGCAGCGGGAAGTCGGCGTACCGGGCGTGCGCCGACCTGGCCGGGCCGGCGTTCCGGTGCTCGTGCCCGAGCCGGAAGATTCCGTGCAAGCACGTCCTCGGGCTGCTGCTCCTGTGGGCGGACGGCATGGTCGAGGCCGGGGCGCGTCCCGGGTGGGTCACCGAGTGGACGGAGCAGCGGCGCGAGCGCGCCGAGCGCGCGGCACGGCGGGCGGCGGGCGGCAAGGGCGACGGCCGGGGCAGGGACCCGAAGACGGCCGAGCGGCGCGAGCGGCGGGTCGACGACGGGCTCGCCGAGCTCGACCGGTGGCTCCGCGACCAGGTCGCGCACGGGCTCGCGCAGGCCGAGCAGGCGCCCTACCGGCTGTGGGACGACGCGGCGCGGCGGCTCGTCGACGCGCAGGCGGGCGGCCTCGCCGGGCAGGTCAGGGGCCTCGCCGCGATCCCGCGGACGCCCGGCTGGCCCGGCCGGCTGCTGGAGGAGTACGCGCTGCTGCGGCTGCTGGTGCGGGCGCACCGGCGGCGCGGCGAGCTGAGCGAGGGGCTGCGCGCGACCGTCCGCTCCCGCATCGGGTTCACCGTCCCGCAGGAGGAGGTCCTCTCCGGCGGGGAGCGCGTCAGGGACCGGTGGTGCGTGACCGGGTCGCGGGACACCGCGCAGGACCTGCTGACCACGCGGCGGGTGTGGCTGCGCGGCAGGGAGTCGGGCCGGGCGGCTCTCGTGCTGTCGTTCGCCACGCCCGGGTCGACGCTCGACGCGTCGCTGGTCGTGGGCACGGAGGTCGACGCCGAGCTGGCGTTCTATCCCGGTGCGCAGCCGCTGCGGGCGCTGGTCGCCGAGCGGTTCGGGGCCCCGGTCCCGGGCACGCCGCCGGGCATGGCCGTCAAGGAGTTCCTGGACGAGCACGCGGCGGCGCTCGCCCGCGACCCGTGGCTGGACCGCTGGCCCGCCACGCTGGACGGGGCGCGCCTCGCGCGCGGCGAAGAAGGCGACCTGTACGCGGTCGACGACGCGGGAGACGCCCTGCCGCTGCGACCGACCGATCCTTGGCGGCTGCTCGCGCTGTCGGGCGGCGGGCCCGTCACGCTCTCCGGGGAGTGGACCCCGCGGGGGCTGCGTCCCCTGGCCGCCTGGCACGAGACCGAGGGAACGGTGATCCTGTGA
- a CDS encoding Pycsar system effector family protein, which translates to MSADHAWRALGEVNGWIRVADAKAAALLSLSGLLGGWILVLIPDARVSALRTAMLAIGLTLTLVTACLTLNALRPSTRNAAQPSALHFDDIARGYTTAVAAFVEECSSLLADEERLTRALCDQVWVNSIIAARKFRDVDRALPVLVAAMIPTAAALLMGG; encoded by the coding sequence GTGAGCGCGGACCACGCATGGCGCGCGCTGGGGGAAGTGAACGGCTGGATTCGGGTGGCCGACGCCAAGGCCGCGGCCCTGCTGTCACTGAGCGGACTTCTCGGGGGCTGGATCCTGGTCCTCATCCCCGACGCACGAGTGTCAGCACTGCGGACGGCGATGCTCGCCATCGGACTCACTCTCACGCTGGTGACGGCCTGCCTCACGCTCAACGCCCTGCGACCGAGCACCCGGAACGCCGCGCAGCCGTCGGCACTGCATTTCGACGACATCGCGCGCGGCTACACGACTGCGGTGGCGGCGTTCGTCGAGGAGTGCTCAAGCCTTCTCGCGGACGAGGAGCGGCTCACGCGCGCCTTGTGCGACCAGGTGTGGGTCAACAGCATCATCGCCGCCCGCAAGTTCAGGGACGTCGACCGGGCCCTCCCCGTGCTGGTCGCGGCCATGATCCCGACGGCCGCCGCCCTACTTATGGGCGGGTAG
- a CDS encoding Crp/Fnr family transcriptional regulator, whose amino-acid sequence MADSSARGDAPAGPVPSLFWPKSSLLGGLPEPTRRRMLELGAGRRFERGRRILAEGERSTFVVLIRAGFVKVSARRDDGRQTLLAIRTRGDLIGELAAIDENPRSGTVVASSPVEAAIIPQGEFLGFLSRHPQANLQFNRMLAYRLRQANRRRLDFTGCSAPVRVSRVLTELIETYGRRTPKGWVCDVPFTQHELADLSGTSVETAQITLRRLRQAGVISTGYRKLTVLDSRTLHGAAHLTS is encoded by the coding sequence ATGGCCGACAGTTCCGCGCGCGGCGACGCACCCGCTGGACCGGTGCCATCCCTCTTCTGGCCGAAGTCGAGCCTGTTGGGAGGCCTTCCGGAGCCGACCCGCCGACGCATGCTCGAACTCGGGGCCGGGCGACGCTTCGAACGCGGCAGACGGATCCTGGCGGAGGGGGAACGGTCGACTTTCGTGGTCCTCATTCGAGCAGGCTTCGTGAAGGTTTCGGCGCGCCGCGACGACGGCCGGCAGACCCTGCTGGCGATCCGCACGCGGGGCGACCTCATCGGCGAACTGGCCGCCATCGACGAGAACCCCCGCTCGGGCACGGTGGTCGCCTCCAGCCCGGTCGAAGCGGCGATCATACCGCAGGGCGAGTTCCTCGGATTCCTGAGTCGCCACCCGCAGGCGAACCTCCAGTTCAACCGGATGCTGGCCTACCGGCTCCGCCAGGCGAACAGGCGCCGGCTCGACTTCACCGGCTGCTCCGCGCCGGTGCGGGTCAGCCGCGTGCTGACCGAACTGATCGAGACGTACGGACGCCGCACGCCCAAGGGCTGGGTCTGCGACGTGCCCTTCACCCAGCACGAACTCGCCGATCTGAGCGGGACGTCCGTGGAGACGGCGCAGATCACATTGCGCCGCCTGCGCCAGGCGGGAGTCATCAGCACCGGCTACCGCAAGCTCACCGTGCTGGACAGTCGAACCCTTCATGGTGCCGCACATCTGACGTCCTGA
- a CDS encoding IS110 family transposase: MTPQDAAIIEVAGGVDTHSDTHTAAVIDQVGRVLGTEQFPADTAGYAALLDWMRSFGQLVGVGVEGTGAYGAGLARLLHRQEVLVIEVDRPDRKTRRFQGKSDPIDAVQAAKTALAGERTGVPEQRDGRIEALRNLRVARRSAVDQRADAQRRIKTLIVTAPDDLRERLRSLGVKDLITTCANLRPDRTGAASPATAVKIALRSLARRHQQLTAEIADLDELLEPLVTAINPRLVTANGVGTDVAGQLLVTAGENHDRLRSEAAFAMLCGVAPIPASSGRTTRHRLNRGGDRQANAALYRIVLCRLRWDPRTRAYMERRTKQGKSKKEIIRCLKRYIARELYQIITTNDLELAA; encoded by the coding sequence ATTACACCCCAAGACGCGGCGATCATCGAGGTCGCCGGCGGAGTCGACACCCATTCCGACACCCACACCGCAGCGGTGATCGACCAGGTGGGGCGGGTGCTGGGCACCGAGCAGTTCCCCGCCGACACGGCCGGATACGCCGCGCTGCTGGACTGGATGCGCTCGTTCGGGCAGCTGGTGGGTGTCGGTGTCGAGGGGACGGGTGCCTACGGCGCCGGGCTGGCCCGGCTGCTGCACCGGCAAGAAGTCCTGGTGATCGAGGTCGACCGGCCCGACCGCAAGACCCGCCGGTTCCAGGGCAAGTCCGACCCGATCGACGCCGTCCAGGCCGCCAAGACCGCGCTGGCCGGGGAGCGGACCGGCGTCCCCGAACAGCGTGACGGACGGATCGAGGCGCTGCGGAACCTGCGGGTCGCCCGCCGCAGCGCGGTCGATCAGCGCGCGGACGCCCAGCGCCGGATCAAGACCCTCATCGTCACCGCCCCCGACGACCTGCGTGAGCGACTGCGCAGCCTCGGCGTCAAAGACCTGATCACCACCTGCGCGAACCTGCGGCCCGACCGGACCGGCGCAGCCTCACCGGCCACCGCCGTCAAGATTGCCCTGCGATCGCTGGCCCGCCGCCACCAGCAGCTGACCGCCGAGATCGCCGACCTGGACGAACTGCTCGAGCCGCTGGTGACCGCCATCAACCCACGCCTGGTCACCGCCAACGGCGTCGGCACCGACGTGGCCGGGCAGCTGCTGGTCACCGCCGGCGAGAACCACGACCGGCTGCGCTCGGAGGCGGCGTTCGCCATGCTCTGCGGCGTGGCCCCAATCCCCGCCTCGTCCGGCAGGACCACCCGGCACCGCCTGAACCGAGGCGGCGACCGCCAAGCCAACGCCGCCCTCTACCGGATCGTGCTCTGCCGCCTGCGCTGGGACCCCCGCACCCGCGCCTACATGGAACGACGCACCAAGCAGGGCAAGTCCAAGAAGGAGATCATCCGCTGCCTCAAACGCTACATCGCCCGCGAGCTCTACCAGATCATCACCACAAACGATCTTGAACTCGCAGCTTGA
- a CDS encoding M50 family metallopeptidase, with product MEDISIADLWDRVTGTQPDPPWWLVAFVALVALAAVVHGPTWRVARNTVTIAHEGGHALVALLTGRKLDGIKLHSDTSGVTVSRGKPHGPGMILTALAGYVTPPLLGLFFALLLAAGRITLMLWFSLALLAAMLIMIRNAYGVLSVVATGAIIFAVSWLGSAEVQAGFAYLAAWFLLFAAARPVVELQRMRARRMAPTSDADQLAHLTGVPGLAWVGLFAATALLALLAGGALLLPDTDLPDLTPPGL from the coding sequence GTGGAAGACATCAGCATCGCCGACCTGTGGGACCGCGTGACGGGAACGCAGCCCGACCCCCCGTGGTGGCTGGTCGCGTTCGTGGCGCTGGTGGCGCTCGCGGCGGTGGTCCACGGCCCCACCTGGCGGGTCGCGCGCAACACCGTGACGATCGCGCACGAGGGCGGGCACGCGCTCGTCGCGCTGCTGACCGGCCGCAAGCTGGACGGCATCAAGCTGCACTCCGACACCTCCGGGGTGACGGTCTCGCGCGGCAAGCCGCACGGCCCCGGCATGATCCTCACGGCGCTGGCGGGCTACGTCACGCCCCCGCTGCTCGGCCTGTTCTTCGCGCTGCTGCTCGCGGCGGGCCGGATCACGCTCATGCTGTGGTTCTCGCTCGCGCTGCTCGCGGCGATGCTCATCATGATCCGCAACGCCTACGGCGTGCTCTCGGTGGTCGCCACCGGCGCGATCATCTTCGCGGTGTCGTGGCTGGGCAGCGCCGAGGTGCAGGCGGGCTTCGCGTACCTGGCCGCCTGGTTCCTGCTGTTCGCCGCCGCCCGCCCGGTCGTCGAGCTCCAGCGCATGCGCGCCCGCCGCATGGCCCCGACCTCCGACGCCGACCAGCTGGCGCACCTGACGGGCGTCCCGGGCCTGGCCTGGGTCGGCCTGTTCGCCGCCACCGCCCTTTTGGCCCTCCTCGCCGGCGGCGCCCTCCTCCTCCCGGACACAGACCTCCCCGACCTGACCCCACCCGGCCTCTGA
- a CDS encoding AAA family ATPase encodes MSENTGVDADALAGRFAQMFGALAGNIERVVRGKREKVELALVCLLSEGHLLVEDVPGVGKTTLARAISASVDAEWARIQFTPDLLPSDITGVSIFNQGTGKFEFHSGPIFANIAVADEINRGSPKTQSALLEVMEERRVTVEGTPHPVPRPFMVIATQNPVDMDGTYPLPEAQLDRFLMRISMGYPDHQAEVTMLAGAPTGAMLDTMPPVMGREDLARMIDFAQRLHVAPPLYDYLVRVVAATRDHPDLRLGASPRAGIALLRAARVRAAAAGRSYIVPEDVKALAVPVIAHRLVVTPEAELRGRSGADVVGEALQKVPTPQAAGV; translated from the coding sequence ATGAGCGAGAACACGGGGGTGGACGCGGACGCTCTCGCGGGGCGGTTCGCGCAGATGTTCGGGGCGCTGGCGGGGAACATCGAGCGCGTCGTGCGCGGCAAGCGGGAGAAGGTCGAGCTCGCGCTGGTGTGCCTGCTGTCCGAGGGGCACCTCCTCGTCGAGGACGTGCCCGGCGTCGGCAAGACGACGCTGGCGCGGGCGATCTCGGCGTCGGTGGACGCCGAGTGGGCGCGGATCCAGTTCACGCCCGACCTGCTGCCCAGCGACATCACCGGCGTGTCGATCTTCAATCAGGGGACGGGGAAGTTCGAGTTCCATTCGGGGCCGATCTTCGCGAACATCGCCGTCGCCGACGAGATCAACCGCGGTTCGCCGAAGACGCAGTCGGCGCTGCTGGAGGTCATGGAGGAGCGCCGGGTGACGGTGGAGGGCACCCCGCATCCGGTGCCGCGGCCCTTCATGGTGATCGCGACGCAGAACCCCGTCGACATGGACGGGACCTATCCGCTGCCGGAGGCGCAGCTCGACCGGTTCCTGATGCGCATCTCGATGGGCTACCCCGACCACCAGGCCGAGGTGACGATGCTGGCGGGCGCCCCGACCGGCGCGATGCTCGACACGATGCCGCCGGTGATGGGCCGCGAGGACCTCGCCCGCATGATCGACTTCGCGCAGCGGCTGCACGTCGCGCCGCCGCTGTACGACTACCTGGTGCGGGTCGTCGCCGCCACCCGCGACCATCCCGACCTGCGGCTGGGCGCGAGCCCCCGGGCCGGCATCGCGCTGCTGCGGGCGGCGCGGGTGCGGGCCGCGGCGGCCGGCCGGTCCTACATCGTCCCGGAGGACGTGAAGGCGCTCGCGGTCCCGGTCATCGCGCACCGGCTGGTCGTGACGCCGGAGGCGGAGCTGCGCGGGCGGTCCGGCGCGGACGTGGTGGGGGAGGCCCTGCAGAAGGTGCCGACCCCGCAGGCCGCAGGCGTCTGA
- a CDS encoding DUF58 domain-containing protein → MLTPLGWGTAAGSVLLYAAGWWLGYPEPAMFGTAGLAAVAGAVLWTLPQVKLDVRREIAPTRVERGEPAVGVLHVTNRGRGARGVSARDAAGTGSVTVDVPRLRPGGTRTVSYRLPTGRRGALPVGPLRLERADPLRLARRTREYGEPEVLLVRPRTVPLGLLPSGRAHHLDGPTSDRSPAGTATFHALREYVVGDELRHIHWKSSARTGTLMVRRLVDASLPTTTVVLEARPESWPDPDDFELAVDAAASVAAGAAAANFPVRLLTGGEQLAETRGGPDDVEVLLDRLTSAETAEGPRSAVDAVRRVRAGGSLVVVLGGTPSAAEELGRIAAVRGRFDRVVVLRVRPSGPAAAPPGVHVLDFAGLDELAESWRRLGRTR, encoded by the coding sequence GTGCTGACGCCGCTCGGATGGGGGACGGCGGCCGGGTCGGTGCTGCTGTACGCGGCGGGCTGGTGGCTCGGCTACCCGGAGCCGGCGATGTTCGGGACCGCGGGGCTGGCCGCGGTGGCGGGCGCGGTGCTGTGGACGCTGCCGCAGGTGAAGCTGGACGTCCGCCGGGAGATCGCGCCGACGCGGGTGGAGCGCGGGGAGCCCGCCGTGGGCGTCCTGCACGTCACCAACCGGGGCCGCGGCGCGCGGGGCGTGAGCGCCCGGGACGCCGCCGGGACCGGCTCGGTCACGGTGGACGTGCCGCGGCTGCGGCCCGGCGGCACGCGCACGGTGTCCTACCGCCTGCCGACCGGGCGGCGCGGCGCGCTGCCGGTCGGGCCGCTGCGGCTGGAGCGCGCCGACCCGCTCCGGCTGGCCCGCCGGACGCGCGAGTACGGCGAGCCGGAGGTCCTGCTCGTCCGGCCGAGGACGGTGCCGCTGGGCCTGCTGCCGTCCGGCCGCGCCCACCACCTCGACGGCCCCACCAGCGACAGGTCCCCGGCCGGGACGGCGACGTTCCACGCGCTGCGCGAGTACGTCGTCGGCGACGAGCTGCGCCACATCCACTGGAAGTCGTCGGCGCGGACGGGGACGCTCATGGTCCGCCGGCTGGTCGACGCGAGCCTGCCGACGACGACGGTCGTGCTGGAGGCGCGCCCGGAGTCGTGGCCGGACCCCGACGACTTCGAGCTGGCCGTGGACGCGGCGGCGTCGGTCGCGGCGGGCGCGGCCGCGGCGAACTTCCCCGTCCGCCTGCTCACCGGCGGCGAGCAGCTCGCCGAGACGCGCGGCGGGCCCGACGACGTGGAGGTCCTGCTCGACCGGCTCACCTCGGCCGAGACGGCGGAGGGGCCGCGGTCCGCGGTCGACGCGGTGCGCCGCGTGCGGGCCGGGGGGTCGCTCGTCGTCGTCCTCGGCGGGACGCCGTCCGCGGCCGAGGAGCTGGGCCGGATCGCGGCGGTCCGCGGCCGGTTCGACCGGGTGGTGGTGCTGCGGGTCCGGCCGTCCGGGCCGGCGGCCGCGCCGCCCGGCGTCCACGTGCTGGACTTCGCCGGCCTCGACGAGCTGGCGGAGTCGTGGCGGCGGCTCGGGAGGACGAGATGA
- a CDS encoding DUF3488 and transglutaminase-like domain-containing protein has translation MAAAREDEMTRPAETAPPASMSRYVSLAVTACLAAVAGLAFHRVFGFGPVVPVVAVAAVAPTVLCALLSGPRKSGSWPLWISLVLTVVAWGAAVAVTVLRPALGAGTLPQALREGVLGSWKSILTTLLPVPAEPEYLVLVSLVVWLAAFASAELALRTSLRAVPCLPSLGAWAVALPLGVDGPGSNLPLAAAAVVLTAVLVLLRADGPGEGVAWRPLAAGVPAAAVLGALALAAGPVLPVNARPFDPREQVQAPPPQQRDGVSPLDRVGGWLLAPGQVLFTVRSGRHEVQRLAVLDRFDGVTWSSSAEFVPTGSRVPEPEGRPDEEDVVEQQVTVGELPGVWVPAPDRPRRVDGLPVVVDPGSGALAVPEPLRPGQRYSVTSVVPQWTAEDLADAALARDAEAEAALELPWGPGAQRPPAQIAEFRRFAEAATHGAGSPIERAALLSEYLRRYAAYDVTAAPGHSYRQLDYFLAEGRRGTPEHFATAYAVLARTLGMPSRVVVGFSGGRRAGDAVQVRSGDVTVWPEVKFDGLGWIRFNPLPESGRGSKGNDSVAAGETEQKLEQAQKSAASQQRGEEPGGAEEEEGPRRPAAEEEPAPWWVFASIAGAVLLAGYVLAVLLAPALRTRRRRSGPPGARIAGAWHQVLDHLSDVGLSTARTLTAHEVARFGASAAGEEAHGHLRPLADLVNRSRFAASPPGPRDADRAWLHADAVGRLVTARAGRLRRLRRRLHPRSLRDRRAPEAKAAVPPAGGASGPPGGQGAPRGGAAASPAGTPPPAVPSTRGTDGRAARQAVR, from the coding sequence GTGGCGGCGGCTCGGGAGGACGAGATGACCCGGCCCGCCGAGACCGCCCCGCCCGCCTCGATGAGCCGGTACGTCTCGCTCGCCGTGACGGCCTGCCTGGCGGCCGTGGCCGGGCTGGCCTTCCACCGCGTCTTCGGGTTCGGGCCCGTGGTCCCGGTGGTCGCCGTCGCCGCGGTCGCGCCGACCGTGCTGTGCGCGTTGCTGTCGGGTCCGCGCAAGAGCGGGAGCTGGCCGCTGTGGATCTCGCTGGTGCTGACCGTGGTCGCGTGGGGCGCCGCGGTCGCGGTCACCGTGCTGCGCCCCGCGCTCGGCGCGGGGACGCTGCCGCAGGCGCTCCGCGAGGGCGTGCTCGGCTCATGGAAGTCGATCCTGACCACGCTGCTGCCGGTTCCCGCCGAACCCGAGTACCTCGTCCTGGTCAGCCTGGTCGTGTGGCTCGCGGCGTTCGCGTCCGCCGAGCTGGCGCTGCGGACGTCGCTGCGCGCCGTCCCGTGCCTGCCGTCCCTCGGCGCGTGGGCGGTCGCGCTGCCGCTCGGCGTGGACGGGCCCGGCTCCAACCTGCCGCTCGCCGCCGCGGCCGTGGTGCTGACCGCGGTGCTGGTCCTGCTGCGCGCCGACGGCCCCGGCGAGGGCGTCGCGTGGCGGCCGCTGGCGGCCGGCGTCCCGGCCGCCGCCGTCCTCGGGGCGCTGGCGCTCGCGGCGGGCCCGGTGCTCCCGGTGAACGCCCGGCCGTTCGACCCGCGGGAGCAGGTGCAGGCCCCGCCGCCGCAGCAGCGCGACGGCGTCAGCCCGCTCGACCGGGTCGGGGGCTGGCTGCTGGCCCCCGGCCAGGTGCTGTTCACGGTCCGGTCCGGCCGCCACGAGGTCCAGCGGCTCGCCGTCCTCGACCGGTTCGACGGGGTGACGTGGTCGTCCTCGGCCGAGTTCGTCCCCACCGGCAGCCGGGTGCCCGAGCCCGAGGGGCGGCCGGACGAGGAGGACGTCGTCGAGCAGCAGGTCACTGTCGGCGAGCTGCCCGGCGTGTGGGTGCCCGCCCCCGACCGGCCCCGGCGGGTGGACGGGCTGCCGGTCGTCGTCGACCCCGGCAGCGGCGCGCTCGCGGTCCCCGAGCCGCTGCGCCCCGGGCAGCGGTACAGCGTGACCTCGGTCGTCCCCCAATGGACCGCCGAGGACCTCGCCGACGCGGCCCTCGCCCGCGACGCGGAGGCCGAGGCGGCGCTGGAGCTGCCGTGGGGGCCGGGCGCGCAGAGGCCGCCGGCCCAGATCGCCGAGTTCCGCCGGTTCGCGGAGGCGGCGACGCACGGCGCCGGGTCGCCGATCGAGCGGGCCGCGCTGCTGTCCGAGTACCTGAGGCGTTACGCGGCCTACGACGTGACCGCCGCGCCGGGGCACAGCTACCGGCAGCTCGACTACTTCCTCGCCGAGGGCAGGCGCGGCACGCCCGAGCACTTCGCGACCGCGTACGCGGTGCTCGCCCGCACGCTCGGCATGCCGTCCCGCGTCGTGGTGGGGTTCAGCGGCGGGCGGCGGGCGGGCGACGCCGTCCAGGTGCGCTCGGGCGACGTGACGGTGTGGCCCGAGGTCAAGTTCGACGGGCTCGGCTGGATCCGCTTCAACCCGCTGCCCGAGAGCGGGCGCGGCTCCAAGGGGAACGACTCGGTCGCCGCGGGGGAGACGGAGCAGAAGCTGGAGCAGGCGCAGAAGAGCGCCGCGTCCCAGCAGCGCGGCGAAGAGCCGGGCGGCGCCGAGGAGGAGGAAGGGCCGCGGAGACCCGCCGCCGAGGAGGAGCCCGCGCCGTGGTGGGTGTTCGCCTCGATCGCGGGGGCCGTGCTCCTCGCCGGTTACGTGCTCGCCGTCCTGCTCGCCCCGGCCCTGCGCACGCGGCGGCGCCGCTCGGGGCCGCCCGGCGCGCGCATCGCCGGCGCCTGGCATCAGGTCCTCGACCACCTCTCCGACGTGGGCCTGTCCACGGCGCGCACGCTGACCGCGCACGAGGTGGCGCGGTTCGGGGCGTCCGCCGCCGGGGAGGAGGCGCACGGGCATCTGAGGCCGCTCGCCGACCTCGTCAACCGCAGCCGCTTCGCCGCGTCGCCCCCCGGCCCGCGGGACGCCGACCGGGCCTGGCTGCACGCGGACGCGGTGGGACGCCTCGTCACCGCCAGGGCGGGCCGCCTCCGCCGCCTGCGGCGCCGGCTGCATCCGCGGTCGCTCCGGGACCGCCGCGCGCCCGAGGCGAAGGCCGCCGTCCCGCCCGCGGGAGGTGCCTCCGGGCCGCCCGGCGGGCAGGGCGCGCCGCGCGGCGGGGCGGCCGCGTCCCCGGCGGGCACGCCGCCCCCCGCCGTGCCGTCGACCCGGGGAACGGACGGGAGGGCCGCCCGGCAGGCCGTCAGGTGA